From the Lolium rigidum isolate FL_2022 chromosome 2, APGP_CSIRO_Lrig_0.1, whole genome shotgun sequence genome, one window contains:
- the LOC124688852 gene encoding uncharacterized protein LOC124688852, translating into MVCIGCLIPLFLIPFVNALPYLFDLLLSKVYRMLGWEYRKPERVPAACPFNPAANKTAGATGESEPLVNPHLASGSKPLVEPQVAGAEGKKDD; encoded by the exons ATG GTCTGCATTGGGTGCTTGATCCCGCTGTTCCTCATCCCCTTCGTCAACGCGCTCCCGTACCTCTTCGACCTGCTCCTC AGCAAGGTTTATCGCATGCTTGGATGGGAATACAGGAAACCTGAGAGAGTCCCAGCTGCTTGCCCGTTCAACCCTGCAGCGAACAAGACTGCA GGTGCAACAGGCGAATCAGAACCTCTAGTGAACCCCCATCTTGCAAGCGGATCAAAACCTCTAGTGGAACCCCAGGTTGCCGGCGCGGAAGGGAAGAAGGATGATTAA